Proteins from one Vicugna pacos chromosome 25, VicPac4, whole genome shotgun sequence genomic window:
- the LRATD2 gene encoding protein LRATD2 yields MGNQVEKLTHLSYKEVPTADPMGVDRDDGPRIGVSYIFSNDDEDVEPQPPPQGLDGGGGCLPDGGDGPALPPPQPYDPRLHEVECSVFYRDECIYQKSFAPGSAALSTYTPENLLNKCRPGDLVEFVSQAQYPHWAVYVGNFQVVHLHRLEVSNSFLTDASQGRRGRVVNDLYRYKPLSPSAVVRNALAQVGAKERELSWRNSESFAAWCRYGKREFKIGGELRIGKQPYRLQIQLSAQRSHTLEFQSLEDLIMEKRRNDQIGRAAVLQELATHLHPAEPDEGDGDAARTTPPLGRPPASGREEEDPEAVVH; encoded by the coding sequence ATGGGCAACCAGGTGGAGAAACTGACCCACCTAAGTTATAAGGAAGTTCCCACAGCCGACCCGATGGGCGTTGACCGAGACGACGGGCCCCGCATCGGGGTCTCCTATATCTTCTCCAATGACGACGAGGACGTGGAGCCGCAGCCGCCACCCCAGGGGCTGGATGGCGGTGGCGGCTGTTTGCCCGACGGCGGGGATGGGCCGGCACTACCCCCGCCACAGCCCTACGACCCGCGGCTGCACGAGGTGGAGTGCTCCGTGTTTTACCGCGACGAGTGCATCTACCAGAAAAGCTTCGCCCCGGGCTCCGCTGCGCTGAGCACCTACACTCCCGAGAACCTGCTCAACAAGTGCAGGCCTGGTGACCTGGTGGAGTTCGTGTCGCAGGCGCAGTACCCGCACTGGGCTGTCTACGTGGGCAACTTCCAGGTGGTGCATTTGCACCGGCTGGAGGTGAGCAATAGCTTCCTGACGGACGCGAGCCAGGGCCGGCGCGGCCGCGTGGTGAACGATCTGTACCGCTACAAGCCGCTGAGCCCCAGCGCCGTGGTGCGCAACGCGCTGGCGCAAGTGGGCGCCAAGGAGCGCGAGCTGAGCTGGCGCAATTCCGAGAGCTTCGCCGCCTGGTGCCGCTACGGCAAGCGCGAGTTCAAGATCGGCGGCGAGCTGCGCATCGGCAAGCAGCCCTATCGGCTGCAGATCCAGCTCTCTGCGCAGCGGAGCCATACGCTCGAGTTCCAGAGCCTGGAGGACCTGATCATGGAGAAGCGCCGCAACGACCAGATCGGGCGCGCCGCGGTGCTGCAGGAGCTCGCCACGCACCTGCACCCCGCGGAGCCGGACGAGGGCGACGGCGACGCCGCGCGGACTACGCCGCCTCTCGGACGCCCCCCTGCGtcgggcagggaggaggaggacccAGAGGCGGTGGTGCACTGA